The following proteins come from a genomic window of Lachnoclostridium phytofermentans ISDg:
- a CDS encoding ABC transporter ATP-binding protein codes for MNSFVRFENVGKTYHSGDVKVNALHDTSFEVDKGEICIIVGQSGAGKTTLLNILGGMDTLTTGKVFLGETEISSLSKRGLISYRREDIGFVFQFYNLIPNLTALENVEIASQMIKNPIPAAEILTSVGLSERLNNFPSQLSGGEQQRVSIARALAKNPKLLLCDEPTGALDYNTGKQILQLLQDQSRKNGMTVIIITHNSALTAMADRVIHIKNGTVSSVRKNENVIPVGEIEW; via the coding sequence ATGAATTCTTTTGTACGATTTGAAAATGTCGGAAAAACGTATCACTCAGGGGATGTTAAGGTTAACGCTCTGCATGATACTAGCTTTGAAGTAGATAAAGGAGAAATATGTATTATTGTAGGCCAGTCAGGTGCAGGTAAGACTACTCTACTGAACATTCTGGGTGGGATGGATACCCTTACCACCGGTAAAGTGTTTCTTGGTGAAACAGAGATTTCATCCCTGAGCAAACGAGGTCTTATAAGTTACCGAAGAGAAGATATTGGTTTCGTATTCCAGTTCTATAATCTGATACCAAATCTGACCGCTCTTGAAAACGTTGAGATAGCTTCCCAGATGATTAAGAATCCAATTCCTGCTGCAGAGATTCTTACTAGTGTAGGTCTTTCAGAGCGTCTCAATAACTTTCCTTCCCAGTTATCGGGTGGAGAACAGCAGCGTGTTTCCATTGCCCGCGCCCTAGCAAAGAACCCAAAACTTTTATTATGTGATGAGCCTACTGGTGCACTGGATTATAATACGGGTAAACAAATTTTGCAATTATTACAGGATCAGAGTCGCAAAAACGGAATGACCGTTATTATAATTACTCATAACTCCGCATTAACAGCTATGGCTGACCGGGTAATTCATATTAAGAATGGTACGGTCTCATCAGTCCGTAAAAATGAAAATGTAATACCTGTAGGGGAGATTGAATGGTAA